A region of Chitinophaga horti DNA encodes the following proteins:
- a CDS encoding glycosyltransferase translates to MKQRVAFISEHASPITSFGGVDAGGQNVYVGELACNLAKRGYEVDIFTRWDNPKLPQVIQWQRGVKIVHIEAGPKAVIPKEDLLPYMAGFREQMLQYMDANHRQYKLMHAHFFMSGLVAMDIKARKNIPFVITFHALGHVRRMHQGSQDRFPPERTQIEEEIIRQADYIVAECPQDKEDLMHYYHAPENKIVTIPCGFNPNEMYPINKQVARIILKIPEKEFVLLQLGRMVPRKGVDNVIRALRHVKYTGVPLRLVIVGGETAPGQGHDPEVMRLKKLAAELGVADKITFTGKKNRDEIKYYYSAADIFITTPWYEPFGITPLEAMACGTPVIGADVGGIKYSVQDGKTGLLVAPHNPEALAEKINTLVAQPELLDQMGTNAIRRVNSLFTWQQVAVATAGIYRKIVLSRDDNAGDQERQDLLLIDQAFESLVKTTQQTQKRLRNEVREAANVMHRALANGRKILVCGNGGSAAESQHFSAELLGRFELKKRNALPVISLTADTAFITAWSNDIGFNDVFARQVNAYGQKGDVLFVISTSGNSENLILAMEAAHKRQMMVVALLGKDGGAALELAHVPVLVATDSTQRIQELQLHVIHSLCTLIERKLYGAGQKTATPDFENQEITV, encoded by the coding sequence ATGAAGCAACGAGTAGCATTTATCAGTGAGCATGCCTCGCCGATCACTTCCTTTGGCGGAGTGGATGCCGGCGGGCAGAACGTATATGTGGGTGAACTCGCCTGCAATCTCGCAAAAAGAGGATATGAAGTAGACATATTTACCCGTTGGGATAATCCCAAGCTCCCGCAGGTCATACAATGGCAACGAGGAGTTAAGATCGTACATATAGAAGCCGGCCCCAAAGCGGTGATCCCCAAAGAAGATCTGCTACCCTACATGGCCGGCTTCCGCGAGCAAATGCTGCAATACATGGATGCGAACCATCGCCAATACAAACTGATGCATGCACACTTTTTCATGTCGGGACTAGTAGCTATGGATATCAAGGCGCGTAAGAACATACCGTTCGTGATCACCTTTCATGCATTGGGACATGTACGCCGTATGCACCAGGGCAGCCAGGATCGCTTTCCGCCCGAGCGAACGCAGATAGAAGAAGAAATTATCCGCCAGGCAGATTACATTGTTGCGGAATGCCCGCAGGATAAAGAAGACCTGATGCACTACTATCATGCGCCGGAAAATAAGATCGTGACGATTCCCTGCGGGTTTAATCCGAACGAGATGTACCCGATCAACAAACAAGTGGCCCGCATCATCCTGAAAATACCGGAGAAGGAATTTGTTTTGCTGCAACTGGGCAGAATGGTGCCACGTAAAGGCGTAGACAATGTGATCCGCGCGCTAAGGCATGTTAAATATACAGGTGTTCCGTTGCGACTCGTGATCGTGGGCGGTGAAACAGCTCCCGGACAAGGCCACGACCCAGAAGTGATGCGGCTTAAGAAACTAGCGGCAGAATTAGGAGTAGCGGATAAAATCACTTTTACCGGCAAGAAGAACCGGGACGAGATCAAATACTACTACTCTGCTGCCGACATTTTTATCACCACGCCCTGGTACGAACCATTCGGCATCACACCACTGGAAGCAATGGCATGCGGCACACCGGTAATCGGCGCCGATGTGGGTGGCATAAAATACAGCGTGCAAGACGGAAAGACCGGCCTGCTGGTAGCGCCACATAATCCGGAAGCGCTGGCAGAAAAGATCAACACTTTAGTTGCCCAACCCGAACTGCTAGATCAAATGGGCACCAACGCCATCCGCCGGGTGAACAGCCTGTTTACCTGGCAGCAGGTAGCAGTGGCTACTGCCGGCATTTACCGGAAGATAGTACTGTCGCGCGATGATAACGCCGGCGACCAGGAGCGACAGGACCTGTTACTGATAGACCAGGCCTTCGAAAGCCTAGTAAAAACCACGCAACAAACCCAGAAGCGCTTACGCAACGAAGTTCGTGAGGCCGCTAACGTCATGCACCGGGCGCTGGCAAATGGGCGCAAAATATTAGTCTGTGGAAATGGAGGAAGTGCTGCGGAAAGCCAACACTTCTCGGCAGAACTGCTCGGCCGCTTCGAACTAAAGAAACGAAACGCATTACCCGTTATATCACTCACTGCTGATACCGCATTTATCACCGCCTGGAGCAACGACATTGGTTTTAACGATGTATTCGCCAGGCAAGTAAACGCGTATGGCCAGAAGGGCGATGTACTTTTCGTGATCAGCACCAGCGGCAATTCCGAAAACCTGATACTGGCGATGGAGGCTGCACACAAACGACAAATGATGGTAGTTGCTCTGCTCGGCAAAGATGGAGGCGCGGCGCTGGAACTGGCGCATGTACCGGTATTAGTGGCAACAGACAGCACACAGCGGATACAGGAATTACAGCTGCACGTCATCCATTCCCTCTGCACCTTAATCGAGCGTAAACTCTACGGAGCCGGGCAAAAGACAGCTACGCCCGATTTCGAAAACCAGGAGATTACAGTATGA
- the rfaE2 gene encoding D-glycero-beta-D-manno-heptose 1-phosphate adenylyltransferase, with translation MNSSVYQIIDNFRAQRILVIGDLMLDVYLKGSSSRLSPEAPVPVVNIHDTTIVPGGAANTAANLSYLGAQVTCCCIVGNDADGCTARTLLTDKKVQCSFVIDGERQTIVKTRVMAGRQLITRYDKGQEDIPSEDTQQRLIALLPQLMEQADAVIIADYEKGVLSPAVINAIAAANVRLKRFIAVDARQPEKYKVLQPDLLKPNYYEATKLLGLPATNTRRAAQVMEHGKTLYARTRARITALTLDEEGAVIFDRHKPVYQSVPRPVNNPQVSGAGDVYISAFSLSVLSGGSHAEAAEIAAMAAMVAIEKCDTAHCLQQELIAAFLCGDKHLTTTKDLQHLCDMYRQQGRRIVFTNGCFDILHSGHVSYLNQASELGDVLIVGINNDESIARLKGPTRPINRLADRIAVLAALAGVTHIISFGDAADDTPKHLIEIIKPAVFVKGGDYTQEQLPEAPLVKELGGKVVILPLVPGRSTTRIISRIHKKPVLKLA, from the coding sequence ATGAACAGCAGCGTATATCAGATCATAGATAATTTCCGCGCACAACGCATCCTCGTCATTGGCGACCTGATGTTGGACGTGTATCTTAAAGGTAGTAGCAGCAGATTGAGCCCTGAGGCGCCGGTACCCGTGGTGAACATTCATGACACCACGATAGTGCCTGGCGGGGCAGCTAATACGGCGGCGAACCTGTCTTACCTCGGCGCGCAAGTCACTTGCTGCTGTATTGTTGGCAACGATGCAGACGGCTGTACAGCAAGAACGCTGCTTACCGATAAAAAAGTGCAGTGCAGTTTTGTGATTGATGGGGAACGGCAGACTATTGTAAAAACACGCGTCATGGCGGGCAGGCAACTCATCACCAGGTACGACAAAGGCCAAGAAGACATTCCTTCGGAAGATACCCAGCAAAGGTTGATTGCACTGTTGCCCCAATTGATGGAGCAGGCAGACGCTGTTATTATTGCTGATTATGAAAAAGGCGTGCTCTCTCCTGCCGTGATCAATGCTATCGCAGCAGCCAATGTGCGTTTAAAACGATTCATTGCTGTAGATGCGCGACAGCCGGAAAAATACAAAGTACTGCAACCCGACCTGCTGAAGCCTAACTACTACGAGGCCACGAAGTTGCTCGGCCTTCCCGCAACGAACACCCGCCGCGCAGCCCAGGTGATGGAACATGGCAAAACACTGTATGCCAGGACCCGGGCACGCATTACCGCCCTCACCCTGGATGAAGAAGGCGCAGTGATATTTGACCGCCATAAACCCGTGTATCAATCTGTACCCCGGCCAGTCAACAACCCACAGGTGTCGGGAGCCGGCGATGTGTACATCAGCGCTTTCAGCCTATCGGTCCTGAGCGGCGGTTCGCATGCGGAGGCAGCAGAGATTGCAGCAATGGCGGCGATGGTAGCGATCGAGAAGTGTGATACGGCGCATTGTCTCCAGCAAGAGTTGATCGCAGCCTTTTTGTGCGGCGATAAACATCTTACTACAACTAAAGACCTTCAACATCTTTGCGATATGTACCGCCAGCAAGGACGGAGGATCGTGTTTACCAATGGTTGCTTCGATATCCTGCACAGCGGGCACGTAAGCTACCTGAACCAGGCGAGTGAGCTGGGCGATGTATTGATCGTCGGCATCAACAATGACGAAAGCATTGCGCGCCTGAAAGGCCCTACGCGGCCAATCAACAGGCTCGCCGACCGTATTGCCGTACTGGCGGCACTGGCGGGCGTAACACATATCATTTCCTTTGGAGATGCGGCTGACGATACGCCCAAACACCTCATCGAAATCATTAAACCAGCTGTATTTGTGAAAGGCGGCGACTATACGCAGGAGCAGCTACCAGAGGCACCTTTGGTGAAAGAGTTAGGGGGCAAAGTGGTCATATTGCCACTGGTTCCGGGCCGCTCGACTACCCGCATCATCAGCCGCATCCATAAAAAACCTGTTCTTAAACTGGCATAG
- a CDS encoding glycosyltransferase — protein MTIRVFTWHIHGSYLYYLSQGPYEIYIPNSTRSEGYYGRGETFPFGANVIEVDSSLVKDMTFDCILFQSEKNYLQDQYDILSPQQRQLPAIYLEHNTPAGSAVNTRHVVDDPNVLLVHVTHYNKLMWNSQRTPTTVIDHGVTGSGIAYTGEIAKGLVVVNNISQRGRTMGWDIVQQIQQHIPLDIAGMGTEKIGLGEVLHPQLPGFRSRYRFFFHPARHTSLGLAVLEAMMDGVPVVGLATTELVTVIKDGENGYLHTDIDYLIQKMKLLLDAPELAATLGAAGQLTARRRFNIGRFTADWQRTFEQQIALRKEVTAVLEEETI, from the coding sequence ATGACTATCCGAGTATTCACCTGGCATATCCATGGCAGCTACCTGTATTATCTGTCGCAAGGCCCCTACGAAATCTACATTCCCAACAGCACGCGCAGCGAAGGTTATTACGGACGTGGAGAAACGTTCCCTTTCGGCGCTAATGTGATAGAAGTAGATTCTTCGCTGGTTAAAGACATGACGTTCGACTGCATTCTTTTTCAATCTGAAAAAAATTACCTGCAGGACCAGTACGACATCCTCAGCCCGCAACAGCGGCAGCTGCCGGCCATCTACCTCGAACACAATACACCAGCTGGCAGCGCGGTAAACACGCGTCATGTAGTCGACGACCCAAACGTATTGCTCGTGCATGTCACGCATTACAACAAACTAATGTGGAACAGTCAGCGTACACCCACCACCGTGATTGATCATGGTGTAACGGGCAGCGGTATTGCTTACACGGGCGAAATAGCTAAAGGTCTCGTTGTCGTCAACAACATTTCTCAACGTGGTCGGACGATGGGCTGGGATATTGTGCAGCAGATACAGCAGCACATTCCGCTGGACATTGCCGGTATGGGAACAGAAAAGATCGGTCTGGGCGAGGTGTTACATCCGCAGTTACCCGGGTTCCGCAGCCGTTATCGCTTCTTTTTTCACCCCGCGCGGCATACAAGCCTTGGCCTTGCGGTGTTAGAAGCGATGATGGACGGTGTACCAGTGGTTGGTCTTGCTACTACAGAACTTGTCACCGTTATCAAAGACGGCGAGAACGGTTATCTACATACTGATATCGACTACCTCATTCAAAAAATGAAACTGTTGCTCGACGCCCCTGAGCTGGCTGCAACATTAGGCGCAGCCGGGCAACTTACAGCACGCAGACGCTTTAACATCGGTCGGTTCACAGCCGACTGGCAACGCACATTCGAACAACAAATCGCGCTACGGAAGGAAGTTACCGCAGTGTTAGAAGAAGAAACCATTTAA
- a CDS encoding D-glycero-alpha-D-manno-heptose-1,7-bisphosphate 7-phosphatase has protein sequence MRKAIFLDKDGTLIVDVPYNADPAKIVLERGVGTALKRLSAAGYMLIVISNQAGIAHGFFTEDAIQGVQDKLYELLLMEGVKLDGFYYCPHHPAGKIKAYSKICECRKPGPGMLFKAARQLRIKLSQSWMVGDILHDIEAGNRAGCQTILIDNGNETEWDMRLDRIPGFIADDMEAAAAHILSTGNNLAYEQQRISDHR, from the coding sequence ATGAGGAAGGCGATATTCCTTGACAAAGACGGCACGCTGATCGTGGATGTACCGTACAACGCCGATCCGGCAAAGATCGTTTTGGAAAGAGGGGTGGGCACGGCGCTAAAACGCTTGTCGGCAGCGGGCTACATGCTAATCGTTATTTCGAACCAGGCAGGTATTGCACATGGCTTTTTTACGGAAGATGCGATACAAGGTGTACAAGATAAACTGTATGAATTACTGTTGATGGAAGGTGTGAAACTGGATGGATTTTACTATTGTCCACACCATCCCGCAGGAAAAATAAAAGCCTATTCCAAAATCTGTGAATGTCGAAAACCCGGTCCGGGCATGCTTTTTAAAGCGGCCAGGCAACTTCGTATAAAGCTTTCACAGTCCTGGATGGTCGGCGACATTTTACACGACATAGAGGCGGGCAACCGCGCAGGCTGTCAAACCATATTAATTGACAACGGCAATGAAACTGAATGGGACATGCGCCTCGACCGTATACCTGGCTTTATTGCCGACGATATGGAAGCGGCGGCGGCACACATTCTTTCAACCGGTAATAACCTAGCATATGAACAGCAGCGTATATCAGATCATAGATAA